Proteins encoded by one window of Candidatus Sumerlaea chitinivorans:
- a CDS encoding Zinc ABC transporter, inner membrane permease protein ZnuB produces MLTLWIVTAVASGTTAGLMGLYLVGANMPLLAMAIAHVAMAGAVVADLFGLPPLPIAMGAAVLAAVGLGSLATSTLRADLGVLTSILLSSSMGLAFLGIGLSHSDSSAMLGLLWGSLLFIQRTEAWLLVIVGILFLSFVAAMRRPLDAFLFVRGKGNLAAGIRSIFVGFMVFAAVLITLQLRFVGGLLLYALLTNPAAAALELADSMSRARLLSVAFGVAAAVGGFLLSWWFRLPTGATIVLVSSATYATAVVLSRWRRHRVTA; encoded by the coding sequence ATGCTGACGTTGTGGATCGTGACCGCGGTCGCCAGCGGCACGACGGCCGGTCTGATGGGACTCTACCTCGTCGGGGCGAATATGCCCCTGTTGGCCATGGCGATTGCCCATGTAGCCATGGCCGGAGCCGTTGTGGCGGATCTCTTCGGGCTCCCGCCCTTGCCAATTGCCATGGGAGCAGCCGTACTGGCCGCCGTGGGACTTGGCTCTTTGGCCACATCAACGCTGCGGGCCGATCTGGGCGTCCTCACGAGTATTCTCCTTTCCTCATCGATGGGGCTGGCTTTCCTTGGCATTGGTCTTTCGCATTCCGATTCTTCGGCCATGCTTGGCCTACTCTGGGGAAGCCTGTTGTTCATCCAGCGCACGGAAGCTTGGCTCCTGGTGATCGTCGGAATTTTGTTTCTGAGTTTTGTGGCCGCGATGCGTCGGCCGCTGGATGCCTTTTTGTTTGTGCGTGGCAAGGGCAACCTTGCGGCGGGAATTCGTTCGATTTTCGTGGGTTTTATGGTCTTTGCGGCGGTTTTGATCACGCTCCAATTGCGCTTCGTGGGAGGGTTACTGCTCTACGCGCTTCTCACGAACCCAGCGGCGGCGGCACTGGAGCTGGCCGACTCGATGTCGCGAGCCAGGCTTCTGTCAGTTGCGTTTGGCGTGGCTGCAGCGGTAGGCGGCTTTCTTCTCTCATGGTGGTTCCGTCTTCCAACTGGCGCCACGATCGTGCTGGTATCTTCGGCCACTTATGCGACCGCGGTTGTCCTCAGCCGATGGCGCCGACACCGTGTGACCGCGTGA
- a CDS encoding Zinc ABC transporter, ATP-binding protein ZnuC → MRAIILNHPCMVQDDCLIALRDVSVRFRKVHALTGVDFQVQAGELVAVLGPNGAGKSTLLHLLALSLRPSSGVVTWRGRDVWSCARRPRMRAAATVGLVPQRSVFNATLPVTAFDVLAMGLLARGHRWPWLTRSERNAIATAAEGMGIEHLLKRPYRELSGGEQQKVQLARVLVQEPELLLLDEPTTGLDLTWQRRLTELIGQIHSRHGLPIVMTTHHPHHIPATCTRVLLLDRGKIVYAGPSDSRELRERAEILFGAESSEGDSAGVSESFYGGAWGARC, encoded by the coding sequence GTGCGTGCCATCATTCTCAACCACCCGTGCATGGTGCAGGATGATTGCCTGATCGCGCTCCGTGACGTCTCCGTGCGTTTTCGCAAGGTGCATGCGCTCACAGGCGTAGATTTTCAAGTGCAGGCCGGGGAGCTGGTGGCTGTGCTTGGACCCAATGGAGCGGGGAAAAGTACTCTGCTGCATCTGCTGGCGTTGAGCCTGCGTCCGTCTTCTGGTGTGGTGACGTGGCGTGGGCGCGACGTGTGGTCGTGCGCTCGACGCCCACGAATGCGCGCGGCGGCCACAGTGGGCTTGGTTCCCCAACGCTCGGTGTTCAATGCGACCCTACCTGTGACAGCCTTCGATGTTTTGGCGATGGGGCTCTTAGCACGGGGACACCGGTGGCCGTGGCTGACGCGATCCGAACGTAATGCGATCGCGACGGCTGCCGAGGGGATGGGAATCGAGCACCTGCTCAAGCGTCCCTATCGCGAGCTTTCGGGCGGCGAGCAGCAGAAGGTTCAGCTTGCACGCGTCTTGGTACAGGAACCCGAACTGCTGTTGTTGGATGAGCCCACGACGGGGCTCGATCTGACGTGGCAGCGCCGGCTGACGGAGCTGATTGGCCAAATTCACTCTCGCCACGGACTTCCAATCGTGATGACAACGCATCACCCGCATCATATTCCTGCGACGTGTACAAGGGTGCTCCTACTGGACCGTGGCAAGATCGTATACGCTGGGCCGTCGGACAGTCGTGAGCTGCGCGAGCGGGCAGAAATCTTGTTCGGGGCCGAATCCTCTGAGGGGGATTCCGCAGGCGTGAGTGAGAGCTTCTACGGCGGAGCGTGGGGCGCCCGATGCTGA
- a CDS encoding Zinc ABC transporter, periplasmic-binding protein ZnuA: MRNLRKPTEPMGETQGGSSMNPKKGRDSYTWRPHAWLVPALAFSVTLRWIGGAARRFLLFFGGVLFAIVASPLHAQGAADSTAPLWVASNSWLECALVDLASTSVKVERLAPPGACPGHYDIRPDEAVRLRSARAVVLFDFQQSLAGRLREFLPASTQLVLIHPADGLCVPETYADACRQLRDALVRANLLESDAADRALSATVQRMERLASRLRDDARPVRGVRVIASAHQAAFCRWLGLDVVAVWQSADASSAKEVAELLEKARQGRVQCVIANLQEAGKVGRSLADALRVPLVVFSNFPAMTPEEPDFDSLVRHNVSNLIKLSGGGQ, from the coding sequence ATGCGAAACCTGCGAAAACCTACGGAGCCCATGGGCGAGACCCAGGGTGGCTCAAGCATGAATCCCAAGAAGGGAAGGGATTCTTACACGTGGCGTCCGCACGCTTGGCTTGTTCCGGCGCTCGCGTTTTCTGTGACTCTTCGCTGGATCGGGGGGGCAGCACGGCGGTTTCTGCTCTTCTTTGGTGGCGTGCTGTTCGCAATTGTGGCATCGCCGCTGCATGCGCAGGGTGCAGCGGACTCCACTGCTCCTCTTTGGGTGGCGAGCAACTCGTGGCTGGAATGCGCGCTCGTGGATTTGGCTTCGACGTCTGTGAAGGTCGAACGCTTGGCTCCGCCCGGAGCTTGCCCGGGCCACTACGACATTCGCCCAGACGAGGCGGTGCGACTGCGGAGTGCACGGGCGGTGGTGCTTTTTGATTTTCAGCAATCGCTTGCCGGCCGCTTGCGGGAGTTTCTGCCTGCTTCCACGCAGCTTGTTCTGATTCATCCTGCCGACGGATTGTGTGTGCCTGAGACCTACGCGGACGCGTGTAGGCAATTGCGCGATGCCTTGGTCCGTGCGAACTTGCTTGAATCGGACGCTGCGGACCGAGCCCTCAGTGCCACGGTGCAGCGCATGGAGCGCCTTGCGTCGCGCTTGCGGGACGATGCGCGCCCAGTACGCGGGGTGCGTGTCATCGCTTCGGCCCACCAAGCCGCGTTTTGCCGTTGGCTTGGTCTGGACGTGGTTGCCGTGTGGCAAAGTGCGGATGCGAGCTCAGCAAAAGAGGTCGCAGAACTCCTCGAAAAGGCTCGGCAAGGGCGTGTGCAATGTGTGATTGCAAACCTTCAGGAAGCGGGAAAAGTCGGACGCAGCCTTGCGGATGCTTTGAGAGTCCCCCTCGTGGTCTTTAGCAATTTCCCAGCGATGACTCCCGAAGAGCCGGACTTCGACTCCTTAGTTAGGCACAACGTAAGTAATCTCATTAAACTTAGTGGGGGTGGCCAATGA
- a CDS encoding DNA polymerase IV, whose protein sequence is MIRTRILHLDADAFAAAVHRLEEPSLVGVPLLIGDEAEGRGTVHCVAYEARRPGIRSGMPMAHVRRLLPEAVIRSPRPLQYEAASRRVFELLCQRAPIVEQASLDDFYLDLTGCERWCGGDLSAWATRLLRDLAKATGIPFSAGLASDKITARTATRVAKPQGLLTVAPGQEAAFLASLRLEVLPELPRELLAKLREFGVHRLADLDHLGQERLELFFGARGRWLWAAAHGQWRPAVVASRLDRQIQREYRFEPDTTHPDRLEAALLLLTEQLTHDLRRENLRSRRMFLTLLYSDERTERRIATLSYGSNQTLDWWPPLRRALNSMAKRRVRVRGLHLCATVENGEAVALDFLEERRLERRRALYHAVDRVRARHGFGALLPPRALCAFTRSTFAGGHNS, encoded by the coding sequence ATGATCCGGACGCGAATTCTCCATCTCGATGCGGACGCCTTCGCTGCCGCAGTCCATCGCCTTGAGGAACCGTCCCTTGTGGGCGTCCCCCTTCTCATTGGCGACGAGGCGGAGGGGCGCGGGACCGTCCACTGCGTCGCCTACGAGGCGCGGCGACCCGGAATCCGGTCGGGCATGCCCATGGCGCACGTGCGCCGACTTCTTCCGGAGGCGGTGATTCGTTCTCCCCGTCCTTTGCAATACGAAGCAGCCTCTCGCCGCGTTTTCGAACTCCTTTGCCAGCGGGCCCCTATCGTGGAGCAAGCCTCGCTCGATGACTTTTACCTCGATCTCACAGGCTGCGAGCGCTGGTGTGGGGGGGATCTCTCGGCATGGGCCACTCGCCTCCTGCGGGATCTTGCCAAGGCCACGGGAATCCCATTTTCCGCAGGATTAGCCAGCGACAAGATCACCGCCCGCACTGCCACCCGTGTGGCGAAACCGCAGGGACTCCTTACCGTGGCCCCGGGGCAGGAAGCGGCCTTCCTTGCCTCTTTGCGATTGGAAGTGCTCCCGGAGCTCCCTCGCGAGCTCTTAGCCAAACTTCGGGAATTTGGGGTGCACCGCCTCGCTGATCTCGACCACCTTGGCCAGGAGCGGCTTGAGCTTTTCTTTGGGGCGCGTGGGCGTTGGCTTTGGGCGGCCGCTCACGGCCAATGGCGACCTGCCGTGGTGGCAAGCCGACTCGACCGCCAAATTCAGCGTGAGTATCGGTTCGAGCCGGACACCACCCACCCCGACCGACTGGAGGCGGCCCTGCTGCTTCTTACAGAACAGCTCACCCACGATCTGCGGCGCGAGAACCTGCGCTCGCGTCGGATGTTCCTCACGCTTCTTTACAGCGACGAGCGGACAGAACGCCGCATCGCGACGCTGAGCTACGGCTCGAACCAAACTCTGGATTGGTGGCCTCCTCTCCGCCGAGCGCTCAACTCGATGGCCAAGCGGCGGGTTCGCGTCCGGGGCTTGCATCTTTGCGCCACCGTCGAGAACGGGGAGGCCGTAGCTCTCGACTTCCTTGAAGAGCGCCGCCTCGAACGCCGCCGTGCCCTCTACCACGCGGTGGACCGAGTGCGGGCTCGGCATGGGTTTGGCGCGCTACTTCCCCCACGCGCCCTTTGCGCCTTCACCCGCAGCACATTCGCAGGAGGGCACAACTCATGA
- a CDS encoding DNA polymerase III alpha subunit, which produces MTLTLAQIAKHFVHLHVHSYYSFFGSTLSPAEIVEWARSGQVVPPPPPPPEPVGDVLSLERHASALSSDSPGKEAPSGDIVPAIALTDTNAMTGLVEFYELARAAGVKPLLGLELTQPYPHERELLRERGAAVMRLPSERDEEEEIAGPAGGSTSPLLCPGDFSLRLVLLARDFKGYSRMCELATQRMLDPDFDLLPVAESLGPHVVAMSDSPQLLTRMAAEQRAGALRYGILVPLASRRQRNRAVYDTARQLGLPLVVTCDVRSAHAADLPLLRLLTAMQQLETLERLRNRPLPFPADGTLLSGDAVSAFFGITRGHELASELAQAMANTRVIAEACNCELPLGEWKFPRLTTTEEASAAELRQRAFEGLVHRYGPSPPAEARERLERELAIIQQLRFTDYFLMVHRIVEEAQRRGIRTLGRGSAANSIVTYVLGISHVCPIRNRLYFERFLNPERSAPPDIDLDFPWDRRDEILRWCFEFFGADHVALISTIQTLRMRQAVREVAKALGLPESEIERFNRLKGVGYVLEERDAKGQVVRTNLSEGEPWRRILATAQRLTGFPRHLSVHCGGIVLAPCRLTDYIALTRSAKGFVITQMDMNGVEALGLVKMDLLGNRSLAVLDDALDAAVANPRAALLMAAGTHATPIRSTSSPEEGRASPHTAERHARESERLAREAARMKLAGTRRGTSVALAGLMREFEKGEELPLPAPLPSSRFVLRKEIERLEFVSRDPATRALIHDGRTIGCFYIESPGMRALFERLRCEQFDEVVAASSIIRPGVAESGMMEAYIARHRLAKSHGKRSETARDAGGPHLPSNASSRVHALLLELLPETHGVMVYQEDVLRVAHEVAGMSYAQADLLRRAMSGKSRSAEAMARVREAFLEGAMRRHGLERSEAEELWRQVESFAGYSFCKGHSAAFAVLSYQVAYLKAHFPAEFFAAVLSNGGGFYGAGAYLEEARRWGLRTLPPSVNESAFGFTGCTRWVRGYRASGWVRVGLGAIQRLGPAGAERIVQERARAGAFTSLRDFLRRVRPQPEQVRALARAGALDCLGGARNAAESFPPLRRLALRRALLIELEELLSRSFGLEELDLGGGTEPLGMPAPSEPHAAAPTPREALWQLCQWEWETLGFMVSGHPVDFVEVPRGAIAARDIRRYAGERVQMVGWAIAAKVLTARNSGKPMQMLTLEDRTDTFEAVLFPPVYARLAPRTVSCGPYRVVGKVDMRLGSPTLEVHDLELLPWSLPRAQRGE; this is translated from the coding sequence ATGACCCTAACGCTTGCCCAAATCGCGAAACACTTCGTCCATCTCCACGTACACAGCTACTATTCCTTTTTTGGCTCGACGCTTTCGCCGGCGGAGATTGTGGAATGGGCGCGCTCGGGACAAGTTGTGCCTCCTCCCCCACCTCCGCCCGAGCCGGTGGGAGATGTGTTGTCGCTCGAACGCCATGCTTCCGCGCTTTCCTCGGATTCTCCGGGCAAGGAAGCACCCTCCGGTGACATCGTTCCTGCGATCGCGCTCACGGATACCAACGCCATGACCGGCCTTGTGGAGTTTTACGAGTTGGCTCGGGCGGCTGGGGTGAAGCCCTTGCTGGGCCTCGAGCTCACCCAGCCTTATCCCCACGAGCGCGAGCTATTACGGGAGCGCGGCGCCGCCGTCATGCGCTTGCCCAGCGAACGCGATGAAGAGGAGGAGATCGCCGGGCCCGCTGGCGGATCCACTTCTCCCCTACTTTGTCCGGGGGATTTTTCGCTGCGGTTGGTACTGCTCGCCCGCGATTTCAAAGGCTACTCGCGGATGTGTGAGTTGGCGACCCAGCGCATGTTGGATCCTGACTTCGACCTTCTCCCAGTGGCTGAGTCGCTGGGACCGCACGTCGTGGCAATGAGTGATTCGCCCCAACTTCTTACGCGCATGGCGGCAGAGCAGCGCGCTGGGGCGCTTCGCTATGGGATCCTTGTTCCGCTGGCAAGTCGGCGCCAACGCAACCGCGCGGTGTATGACACAGCCCGTCAGCTCGGTCTCCCCCTCGTCGTGACTTGCGATGTTCGTTCTGCGCACGCGGCTGATCTCCCCCTTCTCCGACTGCTCACTGCGATGCAGCAGCTCGAAACGCTCGAGCGCCTCCGGAATCGTCCGCTGCCATTTCCAGCCGATGGCACGCTGCTTTCCGGGGATGCTGTATCCGCGTTTTTCGGGATCACCCGCGGGCACGAACTCGCAAGCGAGCTCGCGCAGGCCATGGCCAATACGCGCGTGATTGCCGAAGCCTGCAATTGCGAGCTGCCCCTTGGCGAATGGAAATTCCCGCGATTGACAACGACCGAGGAGGCCTCGGCGGCCGAGCTGCGCCAGCGGGCCTTTGAAGGTCTTGTCCACCGTTACGGTCCTTCTCCGCCCGCGGAGGCTCGCGAGCGACTCGAGCGCGAGCTCGCGATCATCCAGCAATTGCGCTTCACGGACTACTTTCTCATGGTCCACCGCATCGTTGAGGAAGCGCAGCGTCGCGGCATCCGCACGCTCGGACGCGGAAGCGCTGCCAACTCGATCGTGACCTACGTGCTGGGCATCTCGCACGTCTGCCCCATCCGCAACCGTCTTTATTTCGAGCGCTTTCTGAACCCAGAACGTAGTGCGCCCCCGGACATTGACTTGGATTTTCCGTGGGATCGGCGCGACGAAATTCTTCGCTGGTGCTTTGAGTTCTTCGGCGCCGACCATGTGGCCCTCATTTCCACGATTCAGACGTTGCGCATGCGCCAAGCGGTGCGCGAAGTCGCAAAAGCACTCGGGCTGCCCGAAAGCGAGATCGAGCGCTTCAATCGCCTCAAGGGCGTGGGTTACGTGCTCGAAGAGCGCGATGCCAAAGGGCAAGTGGTGCGCACAAACCTCAGCGAGGGCGAGCCATGGCGCAGGATTCTGGCCACAGCTCAGCGCCTGACGGGTTTCCCCCGCCACCTCTCGGTCCACTGCGGCGGCATTGTCCTCGCCCCCTGTCGGCTGACCGACTACATCGCCCTCACACGCAGCGCCAAAGGGTTTGTCATCACGCAAATGGACATGAATGGCGTCGAGGCGCTCGGGCTGGTGAAGATGGATTTGCTGGGCAACCGGTCCTTGGCAGTGCTCGACGATGCGCTCGATGCGGCGGTGGCAAATCCGCGAGCGGCCCTCTTGATGGCTGCAGGCACACACGCCACTCCCATCCGCTCGACCTCTTCCCCTGAGGAAGGCAGGGCTTCCCCGCACACCGCGGAGCGCCACGCGCGCGAAAGCGAGAGGCTCGCGCGGGAAGCGGCGCGCATGAAACTGGCGGGGACGCGCCGCGGCACCAGCGTGGCGCTGGCAGGACTCATGCGCGAGTTCGAAAAGGGCGAAGAGCTCCCGCTTCCCGCCCCTCTCCCTTCCTCACGCTTCGTCCTGCGCAAAGAGATTGAGCGGCTCGAGTTCGTCAGTCGCGATCCCGCCACCCGCGCCCTCATTCACGATGGGCGCACGATCGGCTGTTTCTACATTGAATCGCCCGGCATGCGGGCACTCTTCGAGCGGTTGCGCTGCGAGCAATTCGACGAGGTCGTGGCTGCAAGCTCCATCATTCGCCCGGGCGTGGCCGAGAGCGGAATGATGGAAGCCTACATTGCGCGCCATCGGCTCGCTAAGAGCCACGGCAAGCGCTCGGAAACGGCGCGCGACGCGGGGGGACCTCACCTCCCGTCCAATGCTTCCAGCCGTGTGCATGCGCTCCTCCTTGAGCTTTTGCCCGAAACCCATGGCGTGATGGTGTATCAGGAGGACGTCCTGCGCGTGGCGCACGAAGTGGCAGGGATGAGCTATGCGCAGGCCGATTTACTGCGGCGCGCAATGAGCGGCAAAAGCCGGTCAGCCGAGGCGATGGCCCGTGTGCGCGAAGCCTTCCTCGAGGGCGCCATGCGCCGCCATGGCCTTGAGCGCTCGGAAGCCGAAGAACTCTGGCGGCAAGTCGAAAGCTTCGCCGGCTATTCGTTCTGCAAGGGGCACTCCGCCGCCTTTGCGGTGCTCAGCTACCAAGTGGCCTATCTGAAAGCCCACTTCCCCGCCGAGTTTTTTGCGGCAGTTCTCTCGAACGGTGGGGGATTTTATGGTGCAGGAGCCTATCTGGAGGAGGCGCGCCGCTGGGGGCTTCGCACACTTCCTCCGTCGGTCAACGAGAGCGCATTCGGATTTACCGGGTGCACGCGATGGGTGCGTGGTTACCGAGCGAGCGGGTGGGTACGCGTAGGGCTGGGGGCTATCCAGCGGCTTGGCCCAGCGGGTGCGGAGAGAATTGTGCAAGAACGGGCTCGAGCGGGTGCGTTCACTTCCCTGCGCGATTTTCTCCGACGAGTGCGTCCGCAGCCTGAGCAGGTCCGAGCGTTGGCGCGCGCGGGAGCGCTCGATTGTCTCGGCGGCGCGCGCAATGCCGCCGAATCCTTCCCGCCGCTGCGTCGCCTTGCGCTGCGAAGGGCTCTGCTCATTGAATTGGAAGAGCTGCTGAGTCGATCCTTTGGGCTGGAGGAGCTCGATCTCGGCGGAGGGACCGAGCCACTGGGCATGCCGGCGCCCTCCGAGCCCCACGCTGCCGCGCCGACGCCCCGCGAGGCCCTCTGGCAGCTTTGCCAGTGGGAATGGGAAACGCTGGGCTTCATGGTCAGTGGCCATCCCGTGGATTTTGTGGAAGTGCCGCGCGGGGCCATCGCAGCCCGTGATATTCGCCGGTACGCCGGCGAGCGCGTTCAGATGGTTGGGTGGGCAATCGCCGCGAAAGTTCTCACTGCCCGCAATTCTGGGAAACCCATGCAAATGCTCACCCTCGAGGATCGTACCGACACCTTCGAAGCCGTTTTGTTTCCGCCCGTCTATGCGCGTCTTGCCCCGCGCACGGTCAGTTGTGGACCTTATCGTGTGGTGGGAAAAGTGGACATGCGATTGGGCTCCCCCACTCTCGAAGTCCACGACCTTGAGCTTCTGCCGTGGAGTCTTCCCCGGGCACAAAGAGGCGAATGA
- a CDS encoding Putative outer membrane protein encodes MRKRFLPSLYIIVALAASTGVVSLASAQATLPLYEPFNYPANQPLVNGTNGVNGGVWIPIGSNTVSTTEVQTGSLSFAGLPAPQGNKVRLLNGSNYIDPGMDLATTVSSGVIYASMILNVVNEGTTTTTGDYFFAFAPAGGTDYRTRLYLRRGSAAGKFQLGMRTHSSDSGTVWQTGEQDTGTPIFVVAAYQFNPAAGDDVALLYINPVLGQPTPPTATVTGASGTDASNIGRVGLRQGSAVTSQIVEVDELRVSTSWTDVTPSNAAVGDWSLY; translated from the coding sequence ATGCGAAAACGCTTTCTGCCGAGTCTCTACATCATTGTCGCCCTTGCCGCTTCCACTGGTGTTGTGAGCCTGGCCTCGGCCCAAGCCACGCTGCCGCTCTATGAGCCGTTCAACTATCCGGCGAACCAGCCCTTGGTCAACGGCACGAACGGCGTGAATGGTGGTGTGTGGATTCCCATCGGCTCAAATACTGTGAGCACGACAGAAGTGCAAACCGGTTCGTTGAGCTTTGCTGGCTTACCCGCGCCGCAAGGCAACAAGGTCCGGCTTCTCAACGGATCCAACTATATCGACCCGGGGATGGATCTTGCGACGACCGTCTCGAGCGGCGTGATCTATGCCTCGATGATCCTCAATGTCGTCAACGAGGGCACGACCACCACCACTGGTGATTATTTCTTCGCGTTCGCACCGGCGGGCGGAACCGACTATCGTACCCGGCTTTATTTGCGCCGTGGCAGTGCGGCTGGCAAGTTCCAGTTGGGTATGCGGACGCACAGCTCGGATTCCGGCACGGTGTGGCAGACGGGAGAGCAGGACACCGGCACACCGATCTTCGTCGTCGCAGCCTATCAATTCAACCCAGCAGCGGGCGACGACGTTGCTCTTCTCTACATCAATCCTGTACTTGGTCAGCCAACGCCTCCGACAGCGACGGTCACGGGCGCAAGTGGCACGGACGCCAGCAACATTGGCCGTGTCGGGCTCCGGCAGGGTAGCGCTGTGACCTCGCAGATTGTGGAAGTGGACGAGCTGCGCGTTTCGACGTCGTGGACGGACGTGACCCCATCGAACGCAGCGGTCGGCGATTGGTCGCTCTATTAA